The Methanobrevibacter oralis genome window below encodes:
- a CDS encoding helix-turn-helix domain-containing protein: MVKNSKKIEGHLELDEIKEVMKEYKDSYNMYRKLLVISMVYQGETISQASNYVHASRKSGERWVKNYNENGLEGLYSNYHNCGRKPKLTNEQLVELKEIITSSEESYTIDDVQKLIKELYGVNHDYKTVWTIVRKKLGLNYGKPFIKYSSRPKDAEEHLKKT; encoded by the coding sequence ATGGTAAAAAATAGCAAAAAAATTGAAGGACATCTTGAATTGGATGAAATTAAAGAGGTTATGAAAGAATATAAAGATTCTTATAACATGTATAGAAAGTTACTTGTTATAAGTATGGTGTATCAGGGTGAAACGATTTCTCAAGCTTCTAATTATGTTCACGCAAGTAGAAAATCTGGGGAACGTTGGGTGAAAAATTATAATGAAAATGGTTTAGAAGGTTTGTATTCAAATTACCATAATTGTGGGCGTAAACCAAAACTAACTAATGAACAATTAGTCGAATTAAAAGAAATTATTACTTCTAGCGAGGAATCATATACTATTGATGATGTTCAAAAACTTATCAAAGAGTTATATGGTGTAAATCATGATTATAAAACTGTTTGGACTATTGTACGTAAAAAATTAGGCTTAAATTATGGAAAACCTTTCATTAAGTATTCTTCACGTCCAAAAGATGCTGAAGAACATCTAAAAAAAACTTAG